From one Triticum aestivum cultivar Chinese Spring chromosome 4B, IWGSC CS RefSeq v2.1, whole genome shotgun sequence genomic stretch:
- the LOC123094571 gene encoding uncharacterized protein, which translates to MGMAVLDEAQRRRRQSVYEFLDATKPARAQALRWCETAREMRRIDGDMKEAAQLLRGALSCVKDYASVYRTWIAMEMDGGGGVGVARWLFEEWGTVCAKDGNLRKDDDGTTADEYGDYWCAYLAFELRHGDARRARTVAARAVKTCPHDASLRDTVELRLRDAIEIEQQRRHRSGLLRTAKKWLSNVEQSRGCSSLVPRPPQGYQRLLSG; encoded by the coding sequence ATGGGGATGGCTGTACTCGACGAGGCccagcggcgacggcggcagagCGTCTACGAGTTCTTGGACGCCACCAAGCCCGCGCGCGCCCAGGCGCTGCGATGGTGCGAGACGGCGCGGGAGATGCGTAGGATCGACGGCGACATGAAGGAGGCGGCCCAGCTGCTCCGCGGCGCCCTCTCCTGCGTCAAGGACTACGCGTCTGTCTACAGGACGTGGATCGCCATGGagatggatggcggcggcggcgtcggcgttgCCCGGTGGCTCTTCGAGGAGTGGGGCACCGTCTGCGCCAAGGATGGAAACCTCCGCAAGGACGACGACGGCACCACCGCCGACGAGTACGGCGACTACTGGTGCGCGTACCTCGCGTTCGAGCTCCGTCACGGGGACGCCAGGCGCGCGCGCACCGTGGCGGCACGGGCCGTGAAGACCTGCCCGCACGACGCCTCGTTGCGCGACACGGTGGAGCTCCGCCTTAGAGACGCCATCGAGATCGAGCAGCAGAGGCGGCATCGGTCGGGGCTGCTTCGCACTGCCAAGAAGTGGCTCTCCAATGTCGAGCAGAGTCGCGGCTGCTCATCGCTCGTACCCCGGCCGCCGCAGGGGTACCAGAGGCTCCTCAGCGGCTAG